One window from the genome of Mycolicibacterium gadium encodes:
- a CDS encoding TetR/AcrR family transcriptional regulator, whose translation MTRSAARAAESSPWSPREAELLAVTLQLLQEEGYDGLTVDAVAATARASKATVYRRWPTKAELVLAAFIEGVRQVAVAPETGSLRGDLVQLGEVICDQARTHAGTMRAVLVEVSRNPALNDVMQHQFLDQRKALFKQILGQAADRGEIDPAAVTEDLWDVMPGYLIFRSIFSLRPPSRRTVQSLVDDVMIPSLTRLNR comes from the coding sequence ATGACCCGGAGTGCCGCTCGCGCTGCAGAGTCTTCGCCGTGGTCGCCGCGGGAGGCCGAACTCCTCGCCGTGACGTTGCAGCTCCTGCAGGAAGAGGGTTACGACGGGTTGACCGTGGACGCGGTCGCCGCCACTGCGCGCGCCAGCAAGGCGACCGTCTACCGGCGGTGGCCGACCAAGGCGGAGTTGGTGCTGGCCGCGTTCATCGAGGGCGTGCGGCAGGTCGCCGTCGCACCCGAGACCGGTAGCTTGCGCGGCGACCTGGTCCAGTTGGGTGAGGTGATCTGCGATCAGGCGCGGACGCACGCCGGCACGATGCGCGCGGTGCTGGTCGAGGTATCGCGCAATCCCGCGCTCAACGACGTCATGCAGCACCAGTTCCTCGACCAACGGAAGGCCCTGTTCAAGCAGATACTGGGGCAGGCCGCTGATCGCGGTGAAATCGATCCGGCCGCCGTCACCGAGGACCTCTGGGACGTGATGCCCGGCTACCTCATCTTCCGATCTATTTTTTCGTTGCGGCCGCCGAGTCGCCGCACGGTGCAATCCCTCGTCGATGACGTGATGATTCCCAGTCTCACTCGCCTGAACAGGTAA
- a CDS encoding SulP family inorganic anion transporter, which translates to MLATMTLAKWVPGVAQFRGYQRGWLRGDVLAGLTVAAYLVPQVMAYATVAGLPPVAGLWAAIAPLALYAVLGSSRQLSVGPESTTALMTAVVLAPIVIGDPARYAALAAVLALLVGAICLLGGIARLGFLANLLSRPVLIGYMTGIALVMIASQLGKTTGVAVRGDEFTDQIRTFAAEIGQVHWPTVALAALVLLLLLSLARWLPSAPGPVIAVLVATASVGALSLDTRGIAVVGDVPSGLPTPGVPPVSLSDLAALAVPAVGIAIVAFSDNVLSARAFATRRSEEIDANAELRAVGMCNLAAGVTHGFPVSSSGSRTAVGDLVGSRTQLYSLTALGCVILVLLFAGGVLAMFPTAALGALVVFAALRLIDIEEFRRLARFRRSELVLALATTAAVLAFGVLYGVVVAVVLSILELLRRLAHAHDSVLGFVPGIAGMHDVDDYPGATRVPGLVVYRYDAPLCFANAEDFRTRALAAVDDNPEPVEWFVLNAESNVEVDLTALDALEQLRVELTRRGIVFAMARVKQDLRKSLHAAGILDEIGEDHIFMTLPTAVDEFKRRNRF; encoded by the coding sequence ATTCTTGCCACGATGACATTGGCCAAGTGGGTACCCGGCGTCGCGCAGTTTCGGGGATATCAGCGGGGCTGGTTGCGAGGGGACGTCCTGGCGGGCCTGACTGTTGCGGCCTATCTGGTACCGCAGGTGATGGCCTATGCGACTGTCGCCGGCCTTCCACCGGTGGCCGGGCTGTGGGCGGCGATCGCGCCACTTGCCCTCTACGCCGTCCTCGGCTCGTCGCGGCAACTCTCGGTCGGCCCTGAATCCACAACCGCTTTGATGACTGCCGTCGTTCTTGCCCCGATCGTCATCGGCGATCCAGCACGCTACGCGGCTCTCGCCGCGGTCCTCGCGTTGCTCGTCGGCGCGATCTGTCTCTTGGGCGGCATCGCACGGCTGGGCTTTCTCGCCAACCTGCTGTCGCGGCCGGTACTCATCGGATACATGACGGGCATTGCCCTCGTGATGATCGCCAGTCAACTGGGCAAGACCACCGGCGTCGCGGTCCGTGGAGACGAGTTCACCGACCAGATAAGGACTTTCGCTGCCGAAATCGGGCAGGTGCACTGGCCGACGGTGGCGCTGGCCGCTTTGGTGCTGTTGCTGCTGCTATCTCTGGCGCGGTGGCTGCCAAGCGCGCCAGGACCGGTGATCGCTGTCCTGGTGGCCACGGCATCCGTCGGCGCCCTGTCCTTGGATACGCGCGGAATCGCCGTCGTGGGCGATGTTCCTTCCGGCCTGCCGACGCCGGGTGTACCGCCAGTTTCGTTGAGTGATCTGGCAGCACTGGCTGTTCCGGCAGTCGGCATCGCGATCGTCGCGTTCTCCGACAACGTGTTGTCCGCGCGCGCGTTCGCCACTCGTAGAAGCGAGGAGATCGACGCGAACGCGGAACTGCGCGCCGTCGGGATGTGCAACCTCGCCGCCGGGGTGACACACGGTTTTCCGGTCAGCTCGAGCGGCAGCCGGACCGCCGTCGGCGACCTTGTCGGCAGCCGCACGCAACTCTATTCACTGACCGCGCTCGGATGCGTCATCCTCGTGCTCCTCTTCGCAGGCGGGGTGTTGGCGATGTTCCCGACCGCGGCGCTTGGGGCGTTGGTGGTATTCGCCGCACTGCGCTTGATCGACATCGAGGAGTTTCGTCGCCTGGCGCGGTTTCGCCGCAGCGAACTGGTCCTCGCATTGGCCACTACCGCCGCTGTGTTGGCCTTCGGCGTGCTCTACGGCGTTGTCGTCGCCGTCGTTCTTTCGATTCTGGAATTGCTACGACGCCTCGCACACGCACACGACAGCGTCCTCGGCTTCGTGCCGGGCATCGCCGGGATGCACGATGTCGATGATTACCCAGGGGCTACTCGCGTCCCCGGCCTGGTGGTGTACCGCTATGACGCACCGCTGTGCTTCGCCAATGCGGAGGATTTCCGGACGCGCGCACTGGCCGCGGTAGACGACAATCCAGAACCCGTCGAATGGTTTGTGCTCAACGCCGAATCCAATGTCGAGGTCGACTTGACGGCGCTCGACGCCCTGGAGCAGCTGCGCGTCGAATTGACCCGCCGTGGAATCGTTTTCGCTATGGCCCGCGTCAAGCAGGACTTACGCAAGTCGTTGCACGCTGCGGGGATTCTCGACGAGATAGGCGAAGATCACATCTTCATGACGCTGCCCACCGCGGTAGATGAGTTCAAGCGCCGCAACAGGTTTTGA
- a CDS encoding MmpS family transport accessory protein, producing the protein MSRLLGRGWMFIVAIVVVAVAGYAVFRLHGIFGSDHDTGTAEALSDEIIPFNPKHVVLEVFGPPGTVATINYLDVNAQPQRAENVTLPWRYDITTTQTAVLVNVMAQGNSDSLGCRIVIDDVVKDERQVDTMNAYTFCLDKSG; encoded by the coding sequence ATGAGTCGCCTTCTGGGTCGTGGCTGGATGTTCATCGTCGCCATCGTGGTCGTGGCAGTGGCCGGCTACGCCGTATTCCGTCTACATGGCATCTTCGGCTCAGACCACGACACCGGGACAGCCGAAGCCCTCTCAGATGAGATCATCCCGTTCAACCCCAAGCACGTGGTCCTCGAGGTTTTCGGGCCGCCGGGCACCGTGGCGACGATCAATTATCTGGACGTCAACGCCCAACCCCAGCGCGCCGAAAATGTGACCTTGCCGTGGAGGTACGACATCACGACGACACAGACGGCGGTGCTCGTCAATGTCATGGCGCAGGGCAACAGCGACTCCCTCGGCTGCCGCATCGTCATCGACGACGTGGTCAAGGACGAGAGACAGGTCGACACCATGAACGCCTACACCTTCTGCCTGGACAAGTCGGGATGA
- a CDS encoding MMPL/RND family transporter — translation MTTHQESRTSLTDRIAKSIRVLSVPIVLFWLVVAGLTNALVPQLEVVGEAHNVAMSSPDSPSQQAFKKIGAVFQEFDSDGAAMVVLEGDEPLGAEAHQYYDTLIDRFEQDHKHVQHVQDFWGDPLTAAGSQSSDGKAAYVQVFLTGNLGEPESIESVDAIRDIVNSTPAPPGIKAYVAGPAPQVTDQFEVGNEGTTKVTVLTVLVIAVMLLLVYRSIVTMLLVLITVLIEMSAARGIVAFLGNSGIIGLSTYSTNLLTLLVIAAGTDYAIFLLGRYHEDRSKGLDRETAYYNMYRGTAHVILGSGLTVAGAVLCLTFTRLPYFESLGVPAALGVFVALAAALTLAPAVMVIGARFGLLDPKRKARTRGWRRIGTAIVRWPGPILVATMAVAAVGLLALPGYKTSYDTGVYLPDRAPSNIGYAAAERHFSKARLNPELLMIEADHDLRNPTDMILLERVAKAVFHTTGIAQVQSITRPLGTPLDHTSIPFQISAQSAGQIQNLGYQQDRAKDLLKQVDEIDKTIGILRQQATLQQQANDATHEQVAAFHETVEVAKDLRDKIANFDDMFRPLRNYFYWEPHCYDIPICFAIRSLFDALDGINALTDQLANVTASLDKLDSIQPKLLELIPPQLASQQINRDLVMTNYATLSGIYEQNAAALENSTAMGAAFDASKTDDSFYVPPEVFENAEFQRGLKLFLSPDGKAARMIVTHDVDPATPQGISHIDAIRHSAEEAVKGTPLAGSHIYIGGTAATYKDIQEGAKYDLMIVIIASLCLILLIMMFITRSLVAAIVIVGTVALSLGASLGLSILVWQHILGLQLYWVIIPLAVILLLAVGSDYNLLLISRFKEEIGAGLNTGIIRAMAGTGGVVTAAGLVFAFTMASFVYSDLLVLGQLGTTIALGLLFDTLIVRSFMTPSIAVLLGRWFWWPLRVRPRPASTMLQPYGSRPAVRQLLLWDDDDEVAAVKRS, via the coding sequence ATGACTACCCATCAAGAATCGCGCACGTCGCTGACGGACCGCATCGCGAAGTCGATTCGCGTGCTTTCGGTACCCATCGTGCTGTTCTGGTTGGTTGTCGCCGGGCTCACCAACGCCCTCGTCCCTCAGTTGGAGGTGGTCGGCGAAGCACACAACGTGGCAATGAGCTCACCCGATTCACCATCGCAGCAGGCGTTCAAGAAGATCGGCGCCGTTTTTCAAGAGTTCGATTCCGACGGTGCGGCCATGGTTGTGCTGGAAGGCGACGAGCCGCTCGGAGCCGAAGCGCATCAGTACTACGACACCCTGATCGACCGTTTTGAGCAGGATCACAAGCACGTCCAGCACGTTCAGGACTTCTGGGGAGACCCGTTGACGGCGGCGGGATCTCAGAGCTCCGACGGCAAGGCTGCTTATGTCCAGGTGTTCCTCACCGGCAACCTGGGCGAACCTGAGTCCATCGAGTCCGTTGACGCGATCCGCGACATCGTGAACAGCACGCCCGCCCCACCTGGCATCAAGGCGTATGTCGCCGGACCGGCGCCTCAAGTCACCGACCAGTTCGAAGTGGGCAACGAAGGCACCACGAAGGTCACCGTGCTGACGGTGCTGGTGATCGCGGTGATGCTGCTGTTGGTCTATCGCTCGATCGTCACCATGCTGTTGGTGCTGATCACTGTCCTCATCGAAATGTCTGCAGCCCGTGGCATCGTGGCCTTCCTCGGCAACTCCGGAATCATCGGACTGTCGACATACTCGACTAATCTCCTCACGCTGCTGGTCATCGCGGCCGGCACGGATTACGCAATCTTCCTCTTAGGCCGCTACCACGAGGATCGCAGCAAGGGACTTGACCGAGAAACCGCTTACTACAACATGTATCGGGGCACGGCCCATGTCATTTTGGGGTCGGGTCTGACCGTCGCAGGCGCAGTTCTATGCCTGACTTTTACCCGGCTGCCGTATTTCGAGAGTCTTGGCGTACCCGCCGCGCTCGGCGTCTTCGTGGCCTTGGCGGCGGCGCTCACGCTTGCGCCCGCTGTGATGGTCATCGGCGCCCGCTTCGGGCTGCTGGATCCGAAACGGAAAGCGCGTACCAGAGGATGGCGTCGGATCGGCACAGCGATCGTTCGATGGCCCGGACCGATCCTGGTCGCGACGATGGCGGTGGCCGCCGTAGGCCTGTTGGCGCTACCCGGTTACAAGACGAGCTACGACACCGGCGTGTACTTGCCCGACCGCGCACCCTCCAATATCGGTTATGCCGCTGCCGAGCGTCATTTCTCGAAGGCCCGGCTCAACCCCGAACTCTTAATGATCGAGGCCGATCATGACCTGCGCAATCCCACCGACATGATTCTCTTGGAGCGCGTCGCCAAGGCCGTGTTTCACACGACGGGTATCGCTCAGGTGCAATCGATTACGCGACCGCTGGGCACACCGCTGGACCACACCTCGATTCCATTCCAGATCAGTGCGCAGAGCGCCGGTCAGATACAGAACCTCGGCTATCAGCAGGACCGGGCCAAGGACCTGCTCAAGCAGGTGGATGAAATCGACAAGACGATCGGCATCCTGCGACAACAGGCCACACTGCAGCAGCAGGCCAACGATGCCACGCACGAACAAGTCGCGGCATTCCACGAAACCGTCGAGGTGGCAAAGGACCTGCGGGACAAGATCGCGAACTTTGACGACATGTTCCGCCCGTTGCGCAACTATTTCTATTGGGAGCCGCACTGTTACGACATCCCGATCTGTTTTGCGATTCGGTCGCTCTTCGATGCGCTCGACGGCATAAACGCGCTCACCGACCAGCTGGCGAATGTCACCGCGAGCCTGGACAAGCTGGATTCGATCCAGCCAAAGCTGCTTGAGCTGATCCCGCCCCAGCTCGCCAGTCAGCAGATCAATCGTGACCTGGTCATGACCAACTACGCCACGCTGTCGGGAATCTACGAGCAGAATGCTGCGGCCCTCGAGAACTCGACAGCTATGGGAGCAGCATTCGACGCATCGAAAACCGACGACTCGTTCTACGTGCCGCCGGAGGTGTTCGAGAATGCCGAGTTCCAGCGCGGTCTGAAGCTCTTTCTCTCTCCCGACGGCAAAGCCGCGCGGATGATCGTCACCCACGACGTCGATCCCGCTACACCGCAGGGAATTTCGCATATTGACGCGATCAGGCACTCGGCGGAGGAGGCCGTCAAGGGCACGCCGTTGGCGGGCTCCCACATCTATATCGGCGGCACGGCAGCGACGTACAAGGACATCCAGGAAGGCGCCAAGTACGACCTGATGATCGTCATCATCGCCTCGCTCTGCCTCATTCTGCTCATCATGATGTTCATCACCCGAAGCCTGGTGGCCGCGATCGTCATCGTGGGCACCGTCGCGCTGTCACTCGGGGCCTCGCTGGGGCTGTCGATTCTGGTGTGGCAGCACATCCTGGGCCTGCAGTTGTACTGGGTCATCATTCCGCTCGCGGTCATCCTGCTGCTGGCCGTGGGTTCGGACTACAACTTGCTGTTGATTTCTCGCTTCAAAGAAGAGATCGGGGCCGGACTGAACACCGGCATCATCCGGGCCATGGCGGGTACCGGTGGCGTGGTCACCGCCGCCGGCCTGGTGTTCGCCTTCACGATGGCGTCCTTCGTGTACAGCGATCTACTTGTGCTGGGGCAGCTCGGCACAACCATCGCCCTCGGTCTGTTGTTCGACACCTTGATCGTGCGCTCGTTCATGACGCCGTCGATCGCGGTGCTTCTCGGACGATGGTTCTGGTGGCCGCTACGAGTCCGTCCGCGGCCGGCGAGCACCATGCTGCAGCCCTACGGTTCCCGCCCAGCGGTGCGCCAGCTTCTGCTGTGGGACGACGACGACGAGGTCGCCGCAGTGAAGCGCAGCTGA